A genomic segment from Deltaproteobacteria bacterium GWA2_45_12 encodes:
- a CDS encoding phage antirepressor protein: protein MKKELVIGNKIVVFEGKNIRRYWDDEKELWYFSVVDVIAILTDSSNPGVYWRVLKKRLLSEGANETVTKCNGLKMPAADGKMRVTDMADTETMFRLVQSVPSPKAEPFKRWLAKVGYERVQEIEDPELASKRAKALYKAKGYPQSWIEKRVRGIAIREELTDEWKKRKVGGDQKYAILTAEISKATFGVTLSEYKNLKGLKRENLRDHMTDLELIFTMLGEASTTEITRKDDAKGFEQNKSAAVRGGRVAGNARKELETQTNQSVVTKQNYLRLKEKTKNNFNV from the coding sequence ATGAAAAAAGAATTGGTAATAGGTAATAAAATTGTTGTTTTTGAAGGCAAAAATATTCGCCGCTATTGGGATGATGAAAAGGAACTGTGGTATTTCTCCGTTGTTGATGTGATTGCCATCCTGACAGATAGCTCTAATCCTGGGGTTTATTGGAGAGTTCTCAAAAAAAGACTCTTAAGTGAAGGCGCAAATGAAACCGTTACAAAATGTAACGGTTTGAAAATGCCTGCTGCTGATGGGAAAATGCGTGTTACAGACATGGCGGATACGGAAACCATGTTTCGCCTTGTTCAATCCGTTCCTTCACCCAAAGCGGAACCCTTTAAACGCTGGCTTGCCAAGGTAGGCTATGAACGTGTTCAAGAAATTGAAGACCCCGAATTGGCATCTAAAAGGGCTAAGGCTTTGTACAAGGCTAAGGGGTATCCTCAGAGCTGGATTGAAAAGCGTGTGCGTGGGATTGCTATCCGCGAAGAGCTTACCGATGAATGGAAAAAACGAAAAGTTGGTGGGGATCAAAAATATGCCATTCTGACCGCTGAGATTTCAAAAGCCACATTTGGTGTGACGCTCTCTGAATATAAAAATCTCAAAGGTCTGAAACGTGAAAATCTTCGGGATCACATGACTGATCTTGAACTTATTTTTACGATGTTGGGTGAGGCCTCGACAACAGAAATTACTCGAAAAGATGATGCCAAGGGTTTTGAACAGAATAAATCGGCGGCTGTTCGTGGGGGTAGAGTTGCGGGCAATGCCAGAAAAGAATTGGAGACTCAAACCAATCAGAGTGTTGTGACAAAACAAAATTATTTGAGGCTCAAAGAAAAAACGAAAAACAATTTTAATGTCTAA
- a CDS encoding repressor LexA — translation MKKLHSTQQDLLKLLQKNVEDPLSVRELQEHLGISSPSVVHHHIQQLEKKGFLRRNPTNPKDYQILADSPEKQITYINLYGQAQCGPKGSLLDSHPIDRIPIASRLLGFKSSEAFMVKAKGDSMTPKIQPGDYVIVRKTHDAHNGDIIVCVNKGEVLIKKIQKSPGQVILSSLNSEAYPPFTANRDFRIEGVVKGVISYSMGMG, via the coding sequence ATGAAAAAACTTCACTCCACCCAGCAAGACCTTCTCAAACTCTTGCAAAAAAATGTTGAGGACCCACTTTCAGTCCGTGAACTGCAAGAACATCTGGGGATTTCATCACCAAGCGTCGTGCATCATCATATTCAGCAGCTGGAAAAAAAAGGTTTTTTAAGACGAAACCCCACCAACCCCAAAGATTACCAAATTCTCGCCGACTCGCCCGAAAAACAAATCACCTACATCAATCTTTACGGCCAGGCCCAGTGCGGCCCAAAGGGCTCCCTATTAGATTCCCACCCCATCGACCGCATTCCCATTGCCTCGCGGCTTCTGGGCTTTAAATCTTCCGAAGCCTTCATGGTCAAGGCCAAGGGCGATTCCATGACACCCAAAATCCAGCCCGGCGATTATGTCATCGTAAGAAAAACTCACGACGCCCACAATGGCGACATCATTGTATGTGTGAATAAAGGAGAAGTGCTGATTAAAAAAATCCAAAAAAGCCCAGGACAGGTCATTCTTTCTTCCCTGAATTCTGAGGCGTATCCTCCTTTTACTGCCAACCGTGATTTTAGGATTGAAGGAGTGGTGAAAGGGGTGATTTCTTATTCGATGGGGATGGGGTGA
- a CDS encoding radical SAM protein, with the protein MSKGVKQHCGRGSDFNPFNRFETIHIQKELSEITVDDPTPKTELYFDSSKSILSHNDSPDVGFDTSLNPYRGCEHGCVYCYARPTHEYLGFSGGLDFETKIMVKKDAPKLLFKELSSKKWKPQVIVMSGVTDCYQPIERKLEITRRCLEVLVEFKNPVVIITKNHLVTRDIDLFKKLAEHDAVCVNISITSLDPALTRIMEPRTSMPSARLEALRELTCAKIPTGVMVAPILPAINDMEIPAILKEARFAGAMRAGYVIVRLPYANKDLFVDWLEKYFPDRKDKVLHRLQSLRSGKLNSSQFGDRMRGQGFWAEQVRDIFKLAYPLRSLASGTSLAGSKPRPPKADGILGPGLALGCIPLIKKRGLQGRTWK; encoded by the coding sequence ATGTCTAAGGGGGTAAAACAGCATTGCGGGCGGGGAAGTGATTTCAATCCATTCAACCGATTCGAGACAATTCATATTCAAAAGGAATTGAGCGAAATTACGGTGGACGATCCCACTCCGAAAACGGAACTTTATTTCGACAGTTCCAAATCCATCCTCTCCCACAATGACAGCCCGGATGTTGGTTTTGATACGAGCCTTAATCCCTATCGCGGGTGCGAGCATGGATGCGTGTATTGCTATGCGCGGCCAACGCATGAATATTTGGGATTTTCCGGCGGATTGGATTTTGAAACGAAGATCATGGTTAAAAAGGACGCACCGAAGTTGCTTTTTAAGGAACTTTCCTCCAAAAAATGGAAGCCGCAGGTGATTGTGATGAGTGGGGTGACCGATTGTTACCAACCCATCGAGCGTAAATTGGAAATCACGCGTCGATGTCTGGAAGTCTTGGTTGAATTTAAAAACCCGGTAGTCATCATTACAAAAAACCATTTGGTCACGCGAGATATCGATCTCTTTAAAAAATTGGCGGAGCACGATGCTGTATGTGTGAATATTTCCATCACCTCACTTGACCCCGCGCTTACGCGCATCATGGAGCCACGGACTTCGATGCCATCTGCCCGGTTGGAAGCGCTGCGTGAGCTCACTTGCGCTAAAATCCCCACGGGGGTGATGGTGGCGCCCATTCTTCCTGCAATCAACGACATGGAAATCCCTGCCATCCTTAAAGAAGCGAGGTTTGCCGGGGCCATGCGTGCCGGGTATGTGATCGTCCGATTGCCCTATGCCAACAAGGATTTGTTTGTGGATTGGCTGGAAAAATATTTTCCGGACCGTAAGGACAAAGTCCTTCATCGTCTGCAATCTTTGCGCAGTGGCAAGCTCAACAGTTCCCAGTTTGGAGACCGCATGCGCGGACAGGGGTTTTGGGCGGAGCAGGTGAGGGATATTTTTAAGCTCGCTTATCCCCTACGCTCGTTGGCTTCGGGGACGAGCCTTGCTGGGTCAAAACCCCGTCCGCCTAAGGCGGACGGAATCTTGGGTCCAGGGCTTGCCCTGGGGTGCATACCATTGATAAAAAAGCGGGGTTTACAGGGGAGAACGTGGAAGTAA